Part of the Archocentrus centrarchus isolate MPI-CPG fArcCen1 chromosome 4, fArcCen1, whole genome shotgun sequence genome is shown below.
tgtaccctgatctgatgagtcctGAGTTCTGCTGCAAGATTTGgttggtagggtcagaatttggtgtaaacaacatgaaagcatggacccACACTGCTTGTTCAGActggtgctggtggtgtaatggtggtTTTCTTTGCACACTTTGGGGCCTTTAGTTGCTGGCATgtgaatatggaccaaaatctctgaggaatgtttccagctcctTGGTGAATCTATGCAGCAAAGAATTAATGCAGTTTTGAAGGGGAAAGGGGGTCCAcaccagtactagcaaggtgtaactaataaagtgtctggtgagtgtatgttCATATTGTAGCATTTtctgcaaatttaaaaattgtctactAAAGTCTGCTTTACCTCTGTGAGGTCAAAGTCATCTCTGGTGACTAATGACCTTAAATCTAATGTTAACTTTATGGTATTGagaatatttttgttcttttaaaaaattgctCTTCCAAATGGCAATCAGAAGACAATCATTCTTCTGACATGCAACAGAAGCTTTTTACTTCGCCCCATAAAGTCCTTTTAGCTCGTCTCCAAAGCATCGTGCGAGGGTTAGAGTTCAGAGTTAGGGTGGGGTCATCGTTGATCACTTGGACCTCGGAGGTTTAACATTTCCCGGGGCTGTCATTATTTCTCTGACACATATAGGCTGTAATTTCTTCACTTGCTTTCAGTGCATCAAAACACGCAGCCCCAGTCCAGTGTAAGGATGACTTCTTTACGTAGGATGGGCACATTTTGTGAGAATGTACTTTTTGGTGAAGTACAAGTGGATTGTTCAAAAAAGAGAATTTAATGTGTCAGTtttgtggattttatttttttttttaagtttttttcctATCCCAGCAACTTTGTTTTGCCATATTTTGTTCCAAATCCTCCATGGAAACTTTCTGATAATTTGGACAGCTTTGCAACAGGAGGCTGTCCAGCAACAGAGGCTGATTAAGGAGGGGAGGGGAAGGGAGGAGAGGCATGAGAGGTTGGGCTGGGATGGACAGGAAGTGTGCCTCCAGCACCAGTTATAAACATGGCTGTTTTAGAAACCTAAGGCTTATTGTTTACATCCATCATTGCTTGCCATTTGTGCCAGTTTGTTCCTTCACCTCGACAGCGCTGCAGAGTTGTAGAAACCGAATCAAAGGCAGGGAAAGCATCATCTCGCTACAGGCTCGACTTTTTCCATTTCACCTTGAAAGTGATCTCACCGTCTATTCTGCAGAGATCACATCAGAGGGGAATacttgtggatttttttttttacagccaaATAGTTCTTCTTTAGATCTTCCAAAAACTAACTGCAACCATTCCACCTCCTTCAGTCATGTACAACTCCAGCTACTCTCGGGCCAAGTTTGGCCCAGAGGTAAGGTCCCTGAAGAAGTCCAAAGGGAAGAGCTGCGGCTACTACGTGAAGGTCGTCTTCATCTTGTCTTCTCTCATCCAGTCGCTCATCATTGTCAGCTTGGTGCTTTTTGTCATCTATGGACAGCCAGAGAAAAGTGCAGTAGAGAAAAGGGTTAAGGTCAGTGAGCACTTGTAAGTTTAGTTTAGAAAAGTAAACAAGTGATAAAgtacctgtttttttgtttgtttttttaaagagctttgAATAGCTGATAAAGTTGTGTCTGCTAAAGTTCTTCCTTTAAAAGAAACTGATGTCTACGCTCATCTTAAGTAACAATACAACAGCTTATTAGTGGAAAATTACTTTTAGCGAGACCTTCTTAGGGTTTAAGAATGACATGGCATGTTCTGGCATCATCATTAATGTATcgtttttgtaaatattttatgaCTTGGTATGACTATTATTTTTGGATTTCAGTTATTCTCATATTTAAAGCTGTAAAAAGCAGTGATGGTTCTGATGCTGTAGGAACTGGAGCTGGTTTTCAATAAGCTGAGTGTGAAAAACATGGAACTGAGGAAAGAGAAAACTGGGCTGGAAACTCAGCTGAAAGCTCGCGCTGAGGAGAAAGCTGCTCTGGAGAAAGAGATGACAAAGCAGAAGGCTGACGCCAACAAAACAGTAGATGAGTGGAAGAGAAAATATGTAAGTTTATTTTATCCTCCCTGTTGGTCACCATGGTAATAAAGCATAAACCCATTCATCATCAACCatcctttaatttttgtttttgaatttgtaGACTTTCTGTAGCTTGTCAACACGTTGCCCCCCCCCTCCGGTCCAGTCCCCTCTTGTGGTCACTAGAAGCAACCCCAACAGTATGTACCTCAGAGCCACCAGCTTTTCAGTCTCAGAGTCTCTTATCAAACATGAAACAATAACATAAACACTGGCTGCAAATGTAATTCTAAAGATGATACATTTTTAGTGCAGTTAAGTAAAAGgaatattttgtttattaatttaaatattaatttattttattgaaaaaacTTTTGGTTTGTGAGGTTGATCTTTTGTGGCAGGTGCTTGGTTTGATTCTGGTTATCTAATAACTCAGCAGTGAAGCACTAGTAAATTATATATTAAGTTTCACTGCTTTGAAATTAGTATTAATGGCAGGAAAACTGTTGATTTAGGGTTTCCTGTGACACTGTTTCGCTCTCAATTCTTCAGGTGAACTGACTACTCTGAAGACCCGCAGTGCCAGACAGGACGCTATGATAAACTTACTCACTTCAAACTTCACCCAGACGGTTCGGACTTTGAGGGATGAGAGAGACAACGCCCTCAGAGACCGAGCGCAGTTCTACGAGGATGTCATCAAGCTGCGAGGCGACAACACTATTTGCAAGGAGCAGCTCATCACGTACACCAggtacttcctgtctgtgtggagtgtgcagctaaaaacatgaaagataaacacattaaagtattttttttttccttccaggaAGTGCAAAGAGGACTTTGCAAAGTCTTTAGAAGGGATCACGGCAGTGACCAGGGAATTCCTGAAACGGATTAACAACCTGTTTCCTAACCAGATGACCTTTCATCTCACCTGCAAAAGCCAACTCGAGCAAATGGAGAAGATAAAAAGCAGCTGCACAAACCTGTCCAGAGACGTGGAGAATAAGTTCCAGATGTATCTAGACAACGTGGGCAGACTGgtatttaaacattttcctgcAACTGTTCCTGTattgttgtctctctctctctactacAAAATCACTCTTTGGTGTTGCTACTACCAACTCAGATATTTAATAAGGAGTCACAAGTTagcattttcatttcagttataatttttttctgaaaggTCAGATAAATATAGGAGGTACAATGAGGAAGGAGATGTATATATTTGCATAAAAGAGATTTACACCAATAAATTAACTACCTGAGTCAGTGAGCATATTTAATTTGCATCAGTTTCTACTGGGGTTTGCAGTTACCACTCCTGTCTAACCCACATTTAAACTTTTGAACTCTCCTTAAAGAAGTTGGTACCTTGGAATATCCCAAAGTACAATCTGAATGGGAAACTGCTTTCTCAAGGGAGGAAGTCTCCACACTGTATCATTCCTGAGAAATGTAGCTAAAGAGACAGATGTCCTGTGAGGCGAACTCTGGGTCAAAGCAGACGTGAACTGTGTGTCTCTGCTGATACAGCACTGTACAGgactacaacacacacactcattgtgAGCGTAAATGAGGGGTCATGACTTTCACGTCATCACCATTTGTTTTGCCGCTGTTGATGCAACTCCAATTGcaatttttccaaaaaagaaacTTACTTTTGTCTCTTTGCCAGTCTTGTCTTATTATGTATAAATATAGCTGCATGAAAAATGTCCATTAAACTCACTGACAAGCACTCAAAAATTCATAACCAATTAACTGATGCCTCTTATGAAAATATGTTTCAGTTTGAGTTTAAAATGAGTCTTGGTTCATTTGAAGGTCTCAGTTACAGTAAAGGAGCTTTTACAAAAGGACACAAACAGTTCCCCATCTGCACCTTCCTCGAtagtttgatattttttaataattttggtCAAATTTTCAGCAGGGAAAGCAAGAAGattaaataaagtaaagtaaagctcATCATACAAAAATAATGGAAGCGAGATTAACCTGTGTGCGTGGTCAAAGGCACAAACCCAATTATTTTCTGATGCAGAGCCTAAGAAggtaaaactatttaaaaagaaaCGCGTGGCATTGCATTTATTTGAAGGAAatgattttcttctgcttttcttcCAGGTGTCTGAAATTCAAGGAAATTCCAGCCGACTGGAAGTGGAAAACAGACACTTACTCTCCAACTTCCAGGAGTGTCAACGCAGGCGCTCTGAGTTTGCTGAGAAAACTGCCAAGGAGTTTGACCTCTTGCAAAGGAGTCACGATGATAAGGTAAATAACATCTGGATGGATGCCCACTGTGGGTGGGAAGCAGTAGCCAATAAAGAGCTTGTAAAAAGCTGATTTTCCCCACTGTCTAGTTATACTGCATTAGAAAAATGTACTTTATCTACTTTAATAAGAGTGCAAATCTTACAGTATCATATAAGAGAGAAAcactttgtgctgttttgaaaATATCACACATATTTTCCTCAGGTTGAGAAATTACTGCTGGAGCAGAAACAACTGAGAGCACAACCGTGCAATATTAAGGTAAAATGAAAGAATACATGAATAAAATGCAATACAAATACTCTGCCACTTGCTCTGCACAGACATGTCAAAGGGAATGACAGGTAGATACTCATTCATTGTGCTTATGTATGAATCAATCTAGGCTGCCCCACATTTTGTGAGGCACTTTGAGACGATTCAATTTCCACccaatggaagaaaaaaacgCTGTTACTTTGGCTTTCTTCCAAAGTCTATATGTACTATCTCATGGCTTTCTGTGAGGGCCATACACCTCTGAGCTATTAAATTAGATTACTTTGGTTATCATATGGACATCAGTGCAGAGGTAAGGTAGCATGGGTGAATTTGACAGGAAATGGAGAATCTGCAGCAGTGGCAGGAAGGATGGAGAAGCAAGATAACAAAGGAAGGCAGAAGTTCACAGAATGGCCCATTTCATAATAATGTGCAATCTGTATCTAAAATAACAGTGAAATAATCACTTCTTTCGCAGCCCGGCAGTGCTAATCCTGTAGGCTTTCAGGCAACCTCTCAGCAGggcagacagactgcagctaactggacttcttttgcaGGACCTGGCATCAGTAAAACTCCAACGGTAAACTTTCTGCTGTTTATTGTAAACTTGATGCTTCATTAGCCTGCAGATATACTCACCACGACAATGCTAAATTTCTGATGTTAAGCAGGTATACTGATTGCAGTGTCTTTATTTGGTAATAAATATCACAGAGCCACACAGTTAAATGTTGCTCCATAGACTATCCCCTCTCTGTATCTTCATTAAACTGTGAAACAGTTCTGAGAGCTTTGCATGTCcagcatatttattttatttcaattttgcTTTATCTCCAGGGGAAATGAAACAAAACGTCCATCCTGAGGGTCGTAGAGAATGGAGAGACCAAATCCAGCTCACATGGTGCTCAAGACTTTCCTTAGAGGACATGTATATATACTCCTCCTAGTGCAACACATTTTAACAAAGCACAATATGTAGATAATTTGCCTACATATTAAACTACATAGATTTGTTCTTGTTTAGCTGCACCTGTAAgtaatcatgtgtttttttaacttctgcTGTGAAAAGCCTCAGTATGTTTATACCCAGGtgaatgtaaaaaacaaaaagtttcagGACAAAGGTGTAAATATTTCCtcttgtgtgtgtctctcactgctgtttgtgtagGTAGGAAAACTGACACTTTTCTTTGCCATGAAATTATAAAAGTAAAAGAACCAAAAACTAACTCAGTCTTAGcagtatttttctcttttgtccTGCTGACATTTAAAGTCTAACAAAACCTCAGACGAGGACTTCAGGCAGCAGCTGCTCATTTGTCTGCAATAAACAGACTACTCTTAAAATAGCAGTGTTTAAATTTCCCAGTGGTTCGCATGCCACGAACATCACATGAAATGTTAATGTAGCCCGGATGACAATACAGAAGTCCATTAAGTCATAAACACATCGTCACGTCAGCAGAGTCGCTAGAAGTCGTAGTCGTGGATGTCAAAAGGAAGAATCGTGCGGCGCGAATTCGACTGAAAATATTCGTTTCTATGATcggctaaaaaaagaaagaaaaacaaccccaaaaaaGCTGAGAATCTACTAACTGCCCTTTTTTTTATGGTCCATTTTACAAGTATGGTGTTATTATGTGATCTGTTCTCGGGCTTTACTGCTTCCTTTTCTGTTCATAAGCACAAGTCAACCAGCACGTACAGTCTGTGTCAGGAAGCAGACGTCTGTCTGTGTGATTGTTATGGATCCAGTTGGACATAGAAGATGATACTggtaaaataacacaaatgatGAAAAGTTGTATGACTTAAAATACTTTCAGCTTCTGATGGGAAGACTGCCTCATCGCTATTTAtgtaaatactgtatatttaataaaaggacacaaaatcATTTAAAGTGATCTTGTCATTGCAATACTAAATTTAGTTAGGAATATATGAATAAGGAGTTTTTAATGAGTTTCCTTGTTTATTTCTAATTGAACACATTGACAATTAAGTTCataggtgttttttgttttgttttgtttttgttttttggacaattacagtttttctcattttagcTTTAATTAAAGGGGTTTAACTGctcacagacatttttatacaacgTCCCTCGTTTTCAGAAACTCAAAAGTGTAATTGATTGACAAGCAGTTCCATGGCCGCATGAGGCCAAttccctttttattttatttatttattttaatttcatgacaaatgaagcagatgGAACAT
Proteins encoded:
- the plvapb gene encoding plasmalemma vesicle associated protein b — protein: MYNSSYSRAKFGPEVRSLKKSKGKSCGYYVKVVFILSSLIQSLIIVSLVLFVIYGQPEKSAVEKRVKELELVFNKLSVKNMELRKEKTGLETQLKARAEEKAALEKEMTKQKADANKTVDEWKRKYTFCSLSTRCPPPPVQSPLVVTRSNPNSELTTLKTRSARQDAMINLLTSNFTQTVRTLRDERDNALRDRAQFYEDVIKLRGDNTICKEQLITYTRKCKEDFAKSLEGITAVTREFLKRINNLFPNQMTFHLTCKSQLEQMEKIKSSCTNLSRDVENKFQMYLDNVGRLVSEIQGNSSRLEVENRHLLSNFQECQRRRSEFAEKTAKEFDLLQRSHDDKVEKLLLEQKQLRAQPCNIKPGSANPVGFQATSQQGRQTAANWTSFAGPGISKTPTGK